In Belonocnema kinseyi isolate 2016_QV_RU_SX_M_011 chromosome 4, B_treatae_v1, whole genome shotgun sequence, a single window of DNA contains:
- the LOC117171732 gene encoding protein yellow-like gives MLVQLVLLVTINLVQANQNYRVIYQWNIIEPEWPNQEDRETSLANGSYIPENNPITGIKLWKDNLYLTVPRWRNGVPATLTVISAIPDQTLVNTQHGNQNLNVVNPKLKPFPNWQMQTIGDCKSFQFVQSMEIDPLGRMWVIDTGRIDIQTENPKNLCPPRLVILDLETGGTVLRNYVFPTDVADYKSAFLNDIVLDHEHGGFAYITDAGKKDPGLIVYSLATNTSWKVRHGTMWAEDEAKSLTVNDVKKNLTVNIDGIALSPSSRYDRMVYYTPLTSFNLYSIPTAILKTGLSNVSDFIRKIGRRGSQTDGMMMTSTGTLFFGLLANNSVAYWRTPQIFEQSSGQDSVLKVDENILSRDDNLLQWPDTFAIDEEGYLWCVTNALQNFSTKNFNPNSTNYRVIKFMTTRARSYQYFQDGSAPILPILSPLENSSSVYEIPVSLSISDDSFPTIGRHF, from the coding sequence ATGTTAGTGCAACTAGTGCTACTCGTGACAATCAATTTAGTTCAAGCAAATCAAAACTATCGAGTGATTTATCAGTGGAACATCATCGAACCAGAATGGCCAAATCAGGAAGATCGTGAAACATCATTGGCTAATGGAAGTTACATCCCAGAGAATAATCCTATCACTGGAATCAAGTTGTGGAAGGACAATCTCTATCTGACAGTTCCAAGATGGAGAAATGGAGTGCCAGCAACTCTAACAGTAATATCAGCAATTCCAGATCAAACACTCGTCAATACCCAACATGGAAATCAAAATCTGAACGTTGTCAAtccaaaattaaaaccttttccAAACTGGCAGATGCAAACAATTGGTGATTGCAAGTCTTTCCAATTTGTACAAAGCATGGAAATCGATCCATTGGGTAGGATGTGGGTCATTGATACTGGCAGAATAGATATCCAGACTGAAAACCCAAAAAACCTCTGCCCTCCAAGACTCGTTATTCTTGACCTTGAAACTGGAGGAACTGTGCTCAGAAACTACGTTTTTCCAACTGATGTAGCAGATTACAAATCAGCTTTTCTTAATGATATTGTTCTGGATCATGAACATGGTGGTTTTGCTTATATTACTGATGCTGGGAAAAAGGATCCAGGTCTTATTGTTTATTCCCTAGCCACCAATACTTCATGGAAGGTTCGTCATGGAACAATGTGGGCAGAAGACGAAGCTAAGTCATTGACTGTGAacgatgttaaaaaaaatttgactgttaACATTGATGGTATCGCTCTATCTCCATCTAGTAGATATGATAGGATGGTTTATTATACTCCACTTACTTCTTTTAATCTCTACTCCATACCAACTGCGATTTTGAAAACTGGACTCAGCAACGTGAgtgattttattagaaaaattggaaGAAGAGGGTCTCAGACTGATGGAATGATGATGACATCTACCGGTACATTGTTTTTTGGTTTGCTTGCTAATAATTCCGTGGCCTATTGGAGAACACCtcaaatttttgaacaatcaAGTGGACAAGATTCAGTTTTAAAGGTGGatgaaaatatcttatccagagaTGATAACCTCTTGCAGTGGCCTGACACTTTTGCTATTGATGAAGAGGGATATTTGTGGTGTGTGACGAatgctttgcaaaatttttccactaaaaatttcaACCCTAATTCGACAAACTATAGAGTGATTAAGTTTATGACAACGAGAGCTAGGAGTTATCAATACTTTCAAGACGGTAGTGCACCTATTTTGCCAATATTGTCACCTCTAGAAAATTCGAGTTCTGTGTATGAAATTCCAGTTTCTCTTTCAATCAGTGATGATTCATTTCCGACAATTGGTAGACATTTTTAG